The genomic stretch GATGCTGCCTGACTATTTCTGCAACCGGCAGACCGAAATGGATCTCCTTCAGGATTTTGAATCCTTCGTCGGGATGGTTCTTGATCAAAGCCCATTAAATCTCATTAAGCTTTCCGGGCTTGTTAAGTATATCTGCCGGAATGGAAAGTTTCCCTATGTCATGGACAATAGCTGCTATTCTCAGTGCTTCAAGTCTTTCATTGGGGAGTTTGAGTCGTTCTGCAATCGCTGTAGATATTCTTTCGACCTTTCTCTGATGATCAACCGTGTAGGGATCCTTGACCTTAAGAAGGCTGGACATTGTTAGCAGAAGATCATCCCTGCTTCTTCTGAGAGCTTCTTCCGCCTTCTTGAGTTCCGTAATGTCTCTGCCAATTCCGACTAGACCTGAGACTTCCCCATTATCATCGAATACCGGCGACAGATTAATACTATAGTA from Mesotoga infera encodes the following:
- a CDS encoding PAS domain S-box protein, with the translated sequence MDLAYDKTREREIYSRLREREEKYRAIVESTDDIIFELDRESRLIAVFGSWIENSETDTDFFIGKTAADILPEGTAEVHIMNNKIALSGEPTTYEWSFGEGLDQKYYSINLSPVFDDNGEVSGLVGIGRDITELKKAEEALRRSRDDLLLTMSSLLKVKDPYTVDHQRKVERISTAIAERLKLPNERLEALRIAAIVHDIGKLSIPADILNKPGKLNEI